Proteins encoded in a region of the Agromyces protaetiae genome:
- a CDS encoding glutamate-5-semialdehyde dehydrogenase: MAHPELDPARLDARLAAVKEASYRLAIATTAEKDAALEQVAKLLRERRSDIVAANQEDLEAGRASGLADGLLDRLRLDERRIGALADAVLDVVRLEDPIGETVSGRSLPSGVRIDQVRVPLGVVGAIYEARPNVTIDIAALALKSGNAVVLRGGTAAEHTNRVLVQLLRDAYAAAGLPADAVQTVDDYGRAGARHLMQARDYVDVLIPRGSAGLIRAVVDEAKVPVIETGAGVVHMYLDESAREDWAVELVHNAKVQRPSVCNALETLLVHRAAADRLLPSVIDRLEASGVTVHGDDRVRAIRPEAVPVTDEDWATEHMSLDLSVGIVDSMDDALRHIRRFSTKHTESIVTNDLGNAERFLNEVDAAAVMINASTRFTDGAEFGFGAEVGISTQKLHARGPMGLPELTSTKWIVRGAGHVRE; the protein is encoded by the coding sequence ATGGCGCATCCCGAACTCGATCCCGCTCGTCTCGATGCCCGGCTCGCCGCCGTGAAGGAGGCGTCCTACCGGCTCGCCATCGCGACCACGGCCGAGAAGGATGCCGCGCTCGAGCAGGTCGCGAAGCTGCTCCGCGAACGTCGATCCGACATCGTCGCGGCGAACCAGGAGGACCTCGAGGCCGGGCGCGCGTCAGGCCTCGCCGACGGGTTGCTCGACCGGCTCCGGCTCGACGAGCGGCGCATCGGAGCGCTGGCGGACGCCGTGCTCGACGTCGTGCGGCTCGAGGACCCGATCGGCGAGACGGTCTCCGGCCGTTCGCTCCCGAGCGGGGTCCGCATCGACCAGGTCAGGGTGCCGCTCGGTGTCGTCGGCGCGATCTACGAGGCGCGGCCGAACGTCACGATCGACATCGCGGCGCTCGCCCTGAAGAGCGGCAACGCCGTCGTCCTCCGGGGCGGTACCGCCGCCGAGCATACGAACCGGGTCCTCGTCCAGCTGCTGCGTGACGCGTACGCGGCGGCCGGCCTCCCCGCCGACGCCGTGCAGACGGTCGACGACTACGGCCGAGCCGGCGCGAGGCATCTCATGCAGGCCCGCGACTACGTCGACGTGCTGATTCCGCGCGGCAGCGCGGGGCTCATCCGGGCCGTCGTCGACGAGGCGAAGGTCCCCGTCATCGAGACGGGTGCAGGCGTCGTGCACATGTACCTCGACGAGAGCGCCCGAGAAGACTGGGCGGTCGAGCTCGTGCACAACGCGAAGGTGCAGCGCCCGAGCGTGTGCAATGCGCTCGAGACCCTGCTCGTGCACCGCGCCGCCGCCGATCGGCTGCTTCCCTCGGTGATCGACCGCCTCGAGGCATCCGGAGTGACCGTCCATGGCGACGACCGTGTGCGGGCCATCCGCCCGGAAGCCGTGCCCGTCACCGACGAGGACTGGGCCACCGAGCACATGAGCCTCGACCTGTCGGTGGGCATCGTCGACTCGATGGACGACGCGCTCCGGCACATCCGGCGCTTCTCGACCAAGCACACCGAGTCGATCGTGACGAACGATCTGGGCAACGCGGAGCGGTTCCTCAACGAGGTCGACGCGGCGGCCGTCATGATCAACGCGTCGACGCGGTTCACCGACGGCGCCGAGTTCGGGTTCGGGGCCGAGGTCGGGATCTCGACCCAGAAGTTGCACGCCCGCGGGCCCATGGGTCTGCCTGAGCTGACCAGCACGAAGTGGATCGTGCGCGGCGCGGGCCACGTACGCGAGTGA
- the proB gene encoding glutamate 5-kinase: MTPRSRSDIPGARRIVVKVGSSSVSGENAGQIEPLVDALAEAYERGAEVVLVSSGAIATAIPFLDLGGRPTDLATQQAAAAVGQNVLMWRYQTSLDRHDILAGQVLLTAGDLENPTPRQNAQRAMERLLGLRILPIVNENDTVATHEIRFGDNDRLAALVAELIAADLLVLLSDVDALYTRPPHLPGAERIAHVPYGDDLAGIEIGAAGRAGVGTGGAETKVSAARIAAAAGTAVLITATPLVADALAGRELGTWFEPATERHEDSGSATRP; encoded by the coding sequence GTGACCCCGCGGAGCCGCTCCGACATCCCCGGCGCACGCCGCATCGTCGTCAAGGTCGGCTCGTCGTCGGTGAGCGGCGAGAACGCCGGCCAGATCGAGCCGCTCGTCGACGCCCTGGCCGAGGCCTACGAGCGCGGGGCCGAGGTCGTGCTCGTGTCATCCGGTGCGATCGCCACCGCGATCCCGTTCCTGGACCTCGGCGGCCGGCCGACCGACCTCGCGACCCAGCAGGCCGCGGCCGCGGTCGGCCAGAACGTGCTCATGTGGCGCTACCAGACGAGTCTCGACCGGCACGACATCCTCGCGGGGCAGGTGCTGCTCACGGCCGGCGACCTCGAGAACCCCACGCCGCGCCAGAACGCGCAGCGCGCCATGGAACGCCTGCTCGGGCTGCGCATCCTGCCGATCGTGAACGAGAACGACACCGTCGCGACGCACGAGATCCGGTTCGGCGACAACGACCGGCTCGCGGCGCTCGTCGCGGAGCTGATCGCGGCGGACCTGCTGGTGCTCCTCTCCGACGTCGACGCGCTCTACACCAGGCCGCCGCACCTGCCCGGCGCCGAACGGATCGCGCACGTCCCCTACGGCGACGACCTCGCGGGCATCGAGATCGGGGCGGCGGGCCGTGCCGGTGTCGGCACCGGCGGTGCCGAGACGAAGGTGTCCGCGGCGCGGATCGCCGCGGCCGCCGGCACCGCGGTGCTGATCACCGCGACGCCGCTCGTGGCCGACGCGCTCGCCGGGCGCGAGCTCGGCACCTGGTTCGAGCCGGCGACCGAGCGTCACGAGGATTCGGGCTCGGCCACGCGTCCCTAG